The Thermodesulfobacteriota bacterium region TTTTCTTACCCTTATGTCTTTCCTTCTCGTCTCGTGAACTTCCTTTTTCTTGCCGTTTTATAATAATAGACTGGCTGTACCCCCACCTTTAATCCTCCCCCACAAGTGAGGGAGGAATGTTGTAGGTGAATTGAATCAGATGGATTCCCAATAGAGCCTGTCCCCGAATGCTACTCGGTAAAGTCATTCGAGCACAAGCTTAATCGGGTAGCGTTCGAGAATAACGATGGGTGGTGGATTGCCGCTACTTATTTTCCATTGACTTCTCAAGCGAAGGTAGAACATCTGTGTGATGGCTGATCATCTTCCACTTTTCTTCCTCCAGCCGGAATATGTTTGTCGCTCGAATATTTACTGTTTCAGGTTTGCCATCAACGTAACTGGTTCCGCGTTCGTAGTTCTGCGTAATACCAATCTTATCTCCTACGGTAATATGCATATCTTCGGGGTTTACCTGACCTCCTAATTTAAGCGCTGCCTGCTCCTCCCACGCTTTACGGACTTGATCCCATCCGATCAAGATGCCCCCCTGCGGTCCAAGATATGTTACGTCAGGAGCGTGGGACCATACTTCAATCATTGGTGCAATGTCACCCTTAAACATGGTGTTAAGAGCAGAATAAAACTGCGTCGCCGCTTCCTTAACATCCTTCTCTGGTTCCGAGGAGAAGGAGGACTCAATACTAATGAACATAAAAACAAATGCTAATAATAACAATCCTGTATTCCAAACAATCCATTTACCTTTCATATCAAACCTCCTATTTATATATTTGACATAAAAACCAGACGTCTCGTCTCTCTTAAAAGTTGATTCAGGCACTATTTTTAAAAATAGATTTCTAAATCATATACCTGCCTTCGTTCATTATCAAGCTAACTTACCCTTGATCCTTACTCTCGTGATTAATTTCCTCTTCGCTATTATTTCTTAGCATTCATTTGAGTATCCAGATTCTTAGACTGAGTATGAGATTGCTTCGTCTCCCCTTCGATCTTTCGGGATTGATCAAGCCTCAGGGCTCAGTGTGAACGGGTTAGGGAGATTTCTGCGTCTCTGTTTCTGATTTTCTTAATACTCAATAGATCCTGACCTATCGTCAGGACATGGTTCAGCACAGGCCGCAACTTTTGGAATGCCAACTAAAACAACTTTACAAATACTATACAACAATGTAGTATATTTTATCGTTAAGGGGTTTTTGTTATGAAGGGGTTAACTAATATCCAAAACAGCGTTTTAACTTTTATTAAAAAGCATGTCGACGCCGGGGTGCCCTTTCCTTCGCTTAGAGAGATTGCAGGTTATTTCGGATTTGGGCATACAACGGCAAGGTTTCATTTAATGGCGCTTGAAAGGAAAGGTTATATTAAGAAGCGTAGCCAAAGAGTGAGTGACTATATGCTCGCTGAAGATCATTTTAATATTCCCAGCACGTTTGATCTAGTTGCAACAATTCCCGCGGGAACCCCCCTGGCCATATTTGAGGGTACAGAGGATACCTTCACGGTTGACAACAACTTTTTCGGCGGCGGTCAACTGAAAGCCGTTTATATCTCGGGCGAAAGTATGAACGGGGATTCAATCTCGGACGGAGATATCGGAATAATACGGCTCCAAAAAGATTGGAATAAACGTGACATCGTAGCAGTGAGAGTGAATGGCGACGAAATAACCTTGAAACGTATCAGGATAAAGAAAAACATCGCTGAATTAATACCTTCTAATCCGGAGTTTCCCGTTCGAAGGTTTCCGGCGGAAGAAGTCGAGATTGTCGGCAAGCTAGTTGGAATAATTAGAAAAACCTGAACCAATCAAAAAGAGCTTAGGAGTTTTTTATTTTAGGATTTAACGATGAATATTCTTGGAGAAAAATTAAATCACCATGAGATTTGGAAAAAATTAAAATCCGGGGATT contains the following coding sequences:
- a CDS encoding nuclear transport factor 2 family protein: MKGKWIVWNTGLLLLAFVFMFISIESSFSSEPEKDVKEAATQFYSALNTMFKGDIAPMIEVWSHAPDVTYLGPQGGILIGWDQVRKAWEEQAALKLGGQVNPEDMHITVGDKIGITQNYERGTSYVDGKPETVNIRATNIFRLEEEKWKMISHHTDVLPSLEKSMENK
- the lexA gene encoding transcriptional repressor LexA; translated protein: MKGLTNIQNSVLTFIKKHVDAGVPFPSLREIAGYFGFGHTTARFHLMALERKGYIKKRSQRVSDYMLAEDHFNIPSTFDLVATIPAGTPLAIFEGTEDTFTVDNNFFGGGQLKAVYISGESMNGDSISDGDIGIIRLQKDWNKRDIVAVRVNGDEITLKRIRIKKNIAELIPSNPEFPVRRFPAEEVEIVGKLVGIIRKT